The genomic interval CCTTAACAACGGCGATCACGGGACGGCTGTGAGTTATTTTCCTGATGACCTTGAGGTTGTGAGATATCGCGTCGAGATCTACCTCTGCCGTCGCCCCTCTATGCACTTCCCTTTGTCTCTTCCTTCTTTTCCTCTTTCTTTTCGTCGACGGGCTTCTTGGGTGTCACGTCTATCTCATCAGGTTCAGAAGTCGCCTTCTTAAAGTTCCTTATGGCCTGGCCGATACCCTTTCCGATCTCAGGCAATCTCGAACCGCCAAAGAGAACAAGGACGATTATCAGGATAATAATCAGTTCCTGCATTCCTAAACCGAACATGAGGCACCTCCAATCCTCTGGTAGTCTTCCATGGTATTAATGTTCACAAAGGACTTTCCCTCGCTGTCAATGCTCCGGACCTCCTCCTCACGTACGTAAAGGACCTTCGACTTCTCCAGCAGCTCATTCACGCCGGTCCTTCCGTCCGTGACCATCTTTTCCATGACCTTCGCAATCCTCCTCGTATAAACACCAAAGAGGGGTTCTGTCTTGCCCTGGAAAAGGGGAATCACGGCGTCATACCCGCGATCACGGTCTTCTGTCTGCGCGTTGTATCTCTCTATCATGTATCGGATAAGTTCCTCGCTAATCCACGGCATGTCACAGGCAACGACAAAGACAGCATCATCACCGGTAGCGGTGAGGACAGAGAATATCCCCGTCAGAGGACCCCTCTCCTTTTTGATATCCCCGACAAGGGGAAGGCCAAAACGGAAGAAGTGTTCAGGGTCGTTGGTGTTTATCACGATACGGGTGAAGACCCTTTTCAATACGTCGAGGGTGCGTTCGATGATGGTCCTGCCGCCGACGGTGAGGAAGGCCTTGAGAAAGGGGATCCTCCTGTTTTCACCTCCCGCAAGGATCGCCGCCGTCAAAAAACATCCTCCGACCGGTATTCGGTTGCCGTATACTGAGCAAATCGCGTGCAGCTCGAGAGAAAGGTGAGATGTACGGTATCGGTAGGGCCGTTACGTTGTTTCGCAATAATGACTTCTGCCTTGCCTTTGTTCGTGGGGTTCTCTTTATTATAGACCTCATCCCGGTAAAGGAAGATGATGACATCCGCATCCTGCTCGATAGCACCCGACTCCCTGAGGTCTGCAAGGGTCGGTCTCTTGTCGTGTCTCTGTTCCACTCCCCTGTTC from Thermodesulfovibrionales bacterium carries:
- a CDS encoding molybdenum cofactor guanylyltransferase, with product MTAAILAGGENRRIPFLKAFLTVGGRTIIERTLDVLKRVFTRIVINTNDPEHFFRFGLPLVGDIKKERGPLTGIFSVLTATGDDAVFVVACDMPWISEELIRYMIERYNAQTEDRDRGYDAVIPLFQGKTEPLFGVYTRRIAKVMEKMVTDGRTGVNELLEKSKVLYVREEEVRSIDSEGKSFVNINTMEDYQRIGGASCSV
- a CDS encoding twin-arginine translocase TatA/TatE family subunit gives rise to the protein MFGLGMQELIIILIIVLVLFGGSRLPEIGKGIGQAIRNFKKATSEPDEIDVTPKKPVDEKKEEKKEETKGSA